DNA sequence from the Corvus hawaiiensis isolate bCorHaw1 chromosome 6, bCorHaw1.pri.cur, whole genome shotgun sequence genome:
TTTCCCACACAGTGCTTCTGAACAATATACAAATTCTTAGtgatgtaattattttctttctcctacaAAATTAGCTACAGACAGTCTACTTCATATTCTAGATGTCTTAGAACTTGATACATTAGGCTTTTATGTATGTGAGGTACTAATGTACCCCTGGAATAAGTTCCTTAAGTATTTTGATAGGTGAAAACTAATGATTCAGAGTCAGTATTTAACCTGCCAAAACTTCAGGTTTGTCTCTGCCTCAGTATTTTTCTgtagtatttttattcttttcttctgaatgtTTTCTTGATGCATATAAATCCATATAATAAAGCTGAAACAGTCTCATTGCTGGAAGCTGGATGATGCCAGAATTTTCTCAGTGCTATCAGATTATGACAGCCAGTTAACTTTACAGCATCTCTCAATGCAAACAAAATATCATACAGTGCATTTTTGGCAGCCCAATGGAATTTGTATCAAAATGCTCTGCTGTATCCTAAGTATGTCCCAGTCAGTCAAGCTTAAAGAATTGAgaattgtttgtttttctattcaTTTCAGAAATTGGATCATCTTACAAGCCAGTATTCCACCCAAACATACTTCCTCTTCCTTATTCTAAATGGCACAGGTCAATGCAGATATCTCATTATATGTTGCTTCATGGTCTCACTTTTGTATCAGATTGCCTGATACAACTTTAATTGCAAAAAGACAGTCATTAGTTGTTTAATTCACACTTGCTTCAATTAGATATTTTAATTGGGCCAGTATAGGTTAAAACTGACTTTCTCTTCCATTCCAGctgattttgcttttaatttgttAAAAGATCTGACTAGCTTTTGCCTTAGTAGtctcagaaatttttttttctccaattgTGTTTTTGTAAATACTGGTAGGCTCGTGGGTAGTTAAACATCATCTCAGAGACAGGTTAATCTCTACTTCCTTAAAGAAGTCTGATTTGGCAACTGAGTTTCAAAGGCATGTATCTCTAGTgcccaagttgtgtactgtcTGCAGAGAAATTCTGTATTTACCAAGGCTGACTCAAAGTAAGTATTTGCCTACTTctgaatgctttaaaaaatgtgcatttaagAATACTTGTGTTTATAGATGCCTCTAGCACGTTATATAGAATAGTAACACATTTATGTATGAACTTGGTGGGTTTGGTGTTGTTTTTATATAAATGCAAAAATCATTTCAAGGGAGTTCTTATGTGTTCTAGACTGCTCAAGAAAATACATCAGGTTCATTAATGAGAGATCACCTTTTTCAACACGAAACTGTAGTAACCAGTGAAACTTACAACAGTGCAAATTTAAGGCCTTCAACCTTTGAGGATTTCAACACCAGAAGAGCCTGTTTTCCTAGCCAACCTAACCAGGTAAGAATACCAGTAAAAGAAGCAGTCCTTACTTTACTTGCTGTATTAATGGCACAGTATGTAGTTTCTGACAAGAAAGTACTGCGTGCTAAGTCCACGTGCTCTCAACTTCTTGAAATGTTCAATATAAGCTTTGCAGCTGAAATATTATAGCATTATTATGACAGAGGTAAAGCTTTGTGAAGGTATTTGCCTATCTTTGTAATGCACCAGACTACATGAATAAAcctttaatttctttgaagTCTGTTTTTGTATTGCAGATTTCACTATCTGcagccttttttttcagaaaatgttaattGGGTATTAGCTCAGTCTTGGTTACATGTATAATAATACTGTTTTGATTAGAAATATTGAAAAGTATCTTTAAAATTGCTTGGATGCATTGTACAGTAGGGCACTTctgctaaatatttttattgaaacaTTGCTTATGCTTTCTAAATGCCTATTTAAACTAAAATACTCTATTTTggtacagaaaggaaaaaatatatattagtATATCAGTTATGTATGAAAAGTATTCAGCCATTGGTACAGCTTTTCTTTTAGCACTatacatttttggttttttctaaaGCTAAAAGAACTGACAGTTTTTGTAGACTGTAGAAGTAGTCTTAATAAGTTGGATAATAATTAATTTGATGGTCTTATGTCTAGAATCAAACACATGGGAAGCTTTTAGAATATGCTGAATAGCAGAAGTCAAAGCAGAATGCAAGTTCAAGTAATTCTGAGACTtaccaaaaaatatttctgctgcttgaaataaagctttttagttatttttgcagagaaaaataGGATTGTACTAAAGTCTTGTATCAGCTGCTCTTAAGCTGCTTTAGTGGGAAAACGAAGCAAACAGTGTTATCTGGAGAACTAAGGAGcttgaaattattaatttttgatttttaatcaTTGATCTACTCGAATTATCTCTTCGTGTAAGTCATctcatatttttgtttctgttcaagtacatatttttccctcttcccatttACTTGCAAAGagaattctaaatattttttagaataGAACGGATGGGTAATTCGGTTATTGCAGCTAATATTTAATAGCTACAGTAACCAGTGATGTATGTGCTCTTAGTCTTCCCTGTATTGTAAAGAAAAGTGCAGCAGcttaaaatacatgttttataCGTTTTAAGAGCATGTATGAAATTGACTGCTGAGAAAATGataatttatttgtattaaacTGATTAGTCTGTGTCTGTCTGATAGAcatgaaacagaaatttctttcaaatgacAATGCTAGCATTCAGTTCTTGAAAACTGAAGTTATGGGGCATTCCATGAAAATTTAAgtagatatttttttaaatattcttctcATATTGTAGAACCACCTGCAAGCAACAGACGCATTCAGCTTTTTGCATGGTCTTGTGGTACACACATTTAGAACATAGGCAGGTCACCAAAACCTTACATTCTGCATGTGTACGCACTGCACTGGCTCTGCTAAACTCCGTGCATGTGACCTGGTGGCACGGCAGATCTTGAGCTAATTACTGAGTTTGTTTCAATTTTCGGTAAATAAGTTTGAACACTCTTACTGTGCTCATAAGTTGAATAACTCAAGAAGTACCTGCTCAAACTAAAGAAGTGATTAATGACAATTCAGATCTTTACCTGTAGTATTTTGACTGTTAGTAAAAAAACACTCAAGTCCTTCAGCCTTCCAGCTTCTGATACACAAATGTGTGTTAAACGTAGTACTTTGCGATGATGTAGGCAGCTGCTGGTGTCTTCATATTGAGAAGTTGTAAGCTGAGCAAAATCAGGTGTATCTCTTTGAGGAGAAACAGCAAAGGCTACAGTACCAAGCAAGTGACTGTGCCTTGTTTAAAGGTGCACCCCTTCAAGTAAGGTACGATACTTGTGGGTTCAGTTGCATCAACAAAAATTTTCTGCCTAATTTCTGGTTGGCTAATCATGTTCAGAATCAGATTCTATGTGGAATTCCAGTTTGCTGTAAcattcttcctcccttcctgcttCAGCTTCACATAGATGACATTTATACTATACAATTTTGACTATTTAGAGGACTGAATGCATTATTCTCATTAAATTTTGCTGGTATTTGTACCTGTCTGACTTTGGATTGTGTATTGTTGATAAATTTTCATGTACTTCACATGGGTACCATTTAACAATGCTCTTCATACACAAAGTTTTTCCAGCGTTTCTCCactttgcttatttttcagcatttcccaCTCAAAAGTATTTCTTAATATCAGTGGCATAAAGAATGTAGTGGTGCCTTATTTGTAACATGCCAGTTAAGCATTTTTTGGTGTTTGGCTTGggacttgaaaaaaataaatgagttcTATGTATGTGGTGTGTTCTgctcaaacaaataaaaagccttCAAAGGCTAAGGAGAGGTCAGATTCTACAGTTGCTAGTATTTGTAGTGATTTTTAATGGCTACTAGCTGTCTGGGCAATGGGAGGTtgagggtgggttttttgtgttgaggtattagggttttttttcttctaaacaaTGGGTTTTATTTAATGTCTTATGTGCATGCATAATATTCTATGTGGACAGTGGGGTAAGGACCCTTTATGCCTGTAACATATGGAATTCTAATTACTTTTGCGGCTTCTTAAATGAATTTATGCTGTAAAATGTTCAAAAAAGCCAATTAGCCATCTAATTATTTTTGCTAAACAATAGATTCTTCCTCTTGGAATTCTGAAAACAGAATAGGGCTGAGAAGCAGTCTGCTTTTATAAGCAAAGGGGAAGCCTAACTGCTTGCATAAGAGCTTGGGGAAGTATGGAAGAGGAGCAATGTTAACTGAATAGGATATAACCTTTCTTCTCCCTGTATCCCTGAAACCTTGTGGAAGTTCAACTATGTGGCTTggagccaagaaaaaaaaagttcttattAGCGTACTCCAGTTGAAAGTCCCAGGGCAAAGCATCTCTAATTACAGTTCTGTACTCATCACACAAGGATTGTTGAGCAGGGAAGTGATGGTTAGAGCAGGCTACAGATATTCTTACATAATCAGAAGACAGCATATTTTAAGaagctcttccttcctcttttccagctgccttcctcctttccttctctgtctcctACCCCAAAACCAGGACATGCAGACTTCTGCGCAGTAGGAGCACAGACACGTGCAAAGTGACATAGAAGTGTTTTAACCTAAAACATCATCTTCAGTAGTTTCACACACTGCAACAGATTATGAACATGCAGTTCAGTTGTTGTCCTTCACCATGGAATGGTGACACATTAATTCTCATTAATTTGAGTACTAATAAGGTAAACACTTTCCAAGCAACAATACTGATGCCAAAGATTATTCCCAAGTAATTCACAGTTCTGGAAGAATTTATAAGACTAATAGGTTAGGGaggggagggtttttttgtcttttctgtgaGATGGTTTACAGGCTGTGCACTTGacagagaaaaaggcagaatttgACTTGCAGCCTACTCATAATCTGGCTCTGATTATAATAGCCCCACAGTGGAGGAAAATAATTGCCTGCCTGTCAGGTAGAAATACTGGGGCATACTGAGACCCTTGCTTTATTGCTGGACTGTCTGCTATTTTCAGGAGCTACTTCTATACACATGTGCtaaatttttattctgtcatTATTTGCACCTTTTCTTGCAAGTCACTTGTAATGTGATTTCAGTAACATTTAGTGGCAGTCTGCTATCTTACACTAAGGCCTGCAGTATTTCAGTTTGGATGATTCTATCAACTTTGTCACCTTTGACAACTTTTTCATGCCCCCATGCCCATTCATTGTAAGACAGAATAAACAAAAACTCTTAtttctctgctggttttgtATGTGTTTAGCACATTCCTTATTACTTGCCTCTTGAGGTAAAAGGTCTTAAATTATGGTCATTTCATTACGAGCTGAGAATTTAAGAAACACTTGGGTCTTTGCCTGCTGGTGTCCTAAACTAATCAATTTAAGTACTGTATATTAGCTAAGGGGAGATGCATTCAGAAGCTGCTGTTATTGATTGATCGTCATACTGAATATTATTCTTCATATGGCAAAATCCTCATCTAGAATACAGCTTTGTCAATAAATAACCAGTATTCCATGCTCTTGTTACAAATTTGAGAGAGTTTGAAAACTTAGAGCAGGAATTAAGGAAAGCTTCCCCTGGATAACACAATAGTGAATGTATCAGGGAGTTAGTCCTAAAGAAGCAGATCATCACATGAAATCAGCACATAAGGCATAATTAATCTGTGGAATTAGTTTCTGCTTCAAGATGTTAACACGCTAATTTTGAGCATAATTCACAGAACAGCATCAAGTTTTATGCATATACCAAAGTAGCCAAAGCTCTTACACGATACTAAAAAGTCAGGAAAGAATACTAAAGCTCATAGACCTAATGCACTGCAAAAGACTCATTATTGTGGGGAAGTCTGTAAATTGCAGTAGTGAGAAAAGAGCTGAATTTTTTATCCTCAGACAGCAAGGGAAAGAAgtcttgattttttaattttctaatcTAAGATTTACATTGTAGGTGGACATAAATTTGGGACTTCACCATAGTAAACTTCTCTTACTTTGCCATTCCAGGTCCCACTGAAGTCAATCAGACATGTTAGTTTTCAGGACGAAGATGAAATTGTCAGAATAAACCCTCGTGACATCTTGATACGTCGTTATGCAGACTACAGGCATCCTGACATGTGGAAGAATGATCTGGAGAGGGATGACGCAGACTCAAATATACCATTTTCTAAATCAGACAGTAAAAAATCTGACTATTTATACCCGTGTGGGGATGGATCTAAGTTGAATTCCCTAAAAGACTCAAAGAGTTCTGTGGTATTTAAAACTCAGCCTTCCtcatcaaaatttaaaaactcaaaaagaagaaaagaggatgGTGAGCGTTCCCGCTGTATATACTGCCAGGAAAGGTTTAATCATGAAGATAATGGCAGAGGAAAATGTCAAGATGCGCCAGATCCTATTAAAAGATGTATCTACCAAGTTAGTTGCATGCTTTGCGCAGAGAGCATGCTGTATCACTGCATGTCAGACTCTGAAGGAGATTTCTCTGATCCTTGCTCGTGTGACACTAGTGATGACAAGTTCTGCTTACGCTGGTTAGCACTGGTGGCACTCTCGTTCATTGCTCCATGTATGTGCTGCTACCTCCCCTTGAGAGCATGCCATCACTGTGGTGAGGTGTGTGGGTGCTGTGGAGGAAAGCATAAAGCTGCGGGATGAATCAGTCTTGTGCcaaacagagctgaaaaatctttgtttccaGGAAGCATCTAACTTGGATTTGTGGAAGCTTTTTGGCAAGCTGAAGGGAATCTTCTTTCACGTAAGAGATGCTTGATGTGGAGGAAGCAACAAGACTTGTCAGACCTTGGCATTTTACAAGTGCTAGCCACGCCTAACTATTTCCTTTGAGTGCGTGGCATTTGTTGCGAGTTGTGAAGGAGATTTTGCAAAGGAAAGCCTGTTCTTATTATTGGCTATAAAATGAGTATATAAACTATGATTATACTAAAAGGGATTAACTTTTGCCACTTTGTACATTCATGGTTTAGGTGAGGGGGCTCTTTTAAAAGGATTAAAACTTATCTGAGGGGAAATTTTAACTAAAAGTGCACTAGTGACAGTTGATTTAAGATTAAGAAAAGTTAATACTCAGCAAATGAGAAATGAAACTGATTTTAAGTGCAACTAAATCACTTATTAATAGTTTTTTGGAAGCAACTTTATGTATAAATAACAAATGTTTATATTTAACTAAATGTGTAAGGTACGAATTATTACATGTTAAACTTTCCTTCCCTCCGATATAGTAGGTATGGACCATATCTACTGTCACATTCCATGGTAGTATTTTAAATAGTTAATTTAgttgcatttttattccagatgGACAAATTGATATTTTTCAGTCCTGGTTCCCTTCAGCTACAGTTTGTGTTGAGTTGTATCCATGCATTCTGATAATctaaaaacctttaaaatattaattattctaGTCTTGAGTGAccaatatttttttgttaagcACAGATGTAATTGTCTAAAATGTTCTTGTTAGAacataacatttatttttatatataaacgACTTTGATTTCAACATAATAGCAAAAAGGACGTTGTTTCTGTTGTTCAACCAgcaagttgttttcttttggggtGTCCTCCAAAAATACTTTCTTGCATATTCAAATGTTCATTAAGCAAAAGGTACATTAAGGCAGTTGTAACAAATTGTCATCAGTGTTCTTGTTTATCCTTCTGTTAAACTAGGATCCTGTTCAGCTGTTTATCAAGTACTatgattaaaacaaaagattaataacaaaagtgaaattgttttcattattttgaacCACAACTTTCTCTAATTTGAACGGGCAAGAACAAAAGGACTGTGTGTTTTGTtcaaaaagaacaacgaaagactTAGCTTGAGAAATAAATTGCAGCCCAGGCAAAACTGAGTGAACTTCTTAATTGGGGAAATTTGAAggcggggctggggagggaggctggagagagtgtgtgtctgtatgtgtATGAATGGTGGTATATTGTGCATGGTATTTCTTATGGTTTTGTACTTAGTGAGTCTAACTTTCAGGTAAGAATTAATCAATTAACCTgcagagaatttttaaaagcattacaTGTTGTGCTGTGTTATGAAGTAAGAAACATTTACTTCTTGTTAAAAACATGTAAAACACTAAAAACCGTCATGATTCATTAGCAAAGGTGCCTATTTGACATCTTGGCTGGAGTGGGACTGATCGATCGTCTTCAGTATACCCTTGCTATTAAACACAGAacctaataattttaatttaaaaaatgcatgacTTACTTTTCTCACTTCCATGCATTTCTTCAGTatattttgtgtaatttttttttctgcacgTATCAGGCcccttaattttcctttatagCCCAGGAGTAAAATGAGCAAATGTATATAACTATCTATATAACTATCTTTctgtaaaatactttttaaaagaaaacatttatatttatattacagCTTGAATTGACCGTCTTTTGTACATAGATCATTTCAAAGTATTATTTCACATTGAAAAAGATGACAAATATCTTGATAACTATAGAAGTTATGGAAGAGCTTCTAGTTTTGTATTAAGAGTTGATTGGATGGCTGAAGTCCAAGAATATGACATGGCAGCAGCAGTCTTGGGTTTTACTGTTTATGTATTTGAAAGC
Encoded proteins:
- the SPRED1 gene encoding sprouty-related, EVH1 domain-containing protein 1; the protein is MSEETATSNDNSYARVRAVVMTRDDSSGGWLPLGGGGLSCVTVFKVIPQEENSCADFLIHGERLRDKTVVLECTLKKDLVYNKVTPTFYHWKIDDKKFGLTFQSPADARAFDRGIRRAVEDISQGYPPSQSDVEVAEDCFQTAQENTSGSLMRDHLFQHETVVTSETYNSANLRPSTFEDFNTRRACFPSQPNQVPLKSIRHVSFQDEDEIVRINPRDILIRRYADYRHPDMWKNDLERDDADSNIPFSKSDSKKSDYLYPCGDGSKLNSLKDSKSSVVFKTQPSSSKFKNSKRRKEDGERSRCIYCQERFNHEDNGRGKCQDAPDPIKRCIYQVSCMLCAESMLYHCMSDSEGDFSDPCSCDTSDDKFCLRWLALVALSFIAPCMCCYLPLRACHHCGEVCGCCGGKHKAAG